The nucleotide window aaactttaataacttgaccaaagcaaacaggaaatgacacaACAAGACACACGTGGATATACAGCAGATATGACgagaaactgaggaaaaacaggAGTATATACGCTCCTACATACCAGGGAAGACTGGTAAGCTCAAACAGGTGATATACAGAGCAGGTGGTGGGATGAGGAGCTGAGGACATCAAGAGGGTGCGAcaagaattagtttttttttttttttaaaaacaaccagtgATTGTTGATAACATGTCCTGgtatgttttaaattttcatgTCAATCTCTTATGGCAACTCAGTTCTCAATTTtagacaaagaacaaaaaatgcctcaataaaatgtttctattGTCTATCTTGTTATGGAGAAATGACTCTGGGGcgagaaaaaaatcaaccacATAATTTGTTTGAACCACAAatagatttatttgaaccaggggaaacagaaaaacaaacattaaatgtaaattttaatcACTGACAACAATAtagatgtaaaagaaaaactatgtCGAGACCGATTAATTGGCAGACTGATTTTAATTGGTCAAGATtggccacttaaaaaaaaaaggctattgTTCACATCTGTGCATACTTAATCAATTACCAAGtacaaaaatgaagaaaataataaagtcaaacattttgattttattaaaattttacaacCCACTAACAGAGCTAAGTTCCACACCAATACGACAGCTTTTTAGTGAAATTatcctcataaaaaaaaaaaaaacagctgttgtCTCACGTTTGTCAGGACTCGACAAAACGTGTTCAAACAAGAACATgatccaaaaaaatgttttcagtttttcaacTCGTGTTAAACAATTACTTGTGATGATCAGCTGTTTTACTGAGGATTGTCGagatatttaaagaaacataCAGAGCATCAAATCAAATCTCCAACAATTAATTTCATGACATGAAACAATAATCATcaagtaaaaatgtttgatcAAAAATCGGGACGAAACTCACTGACCCTTCAGTGAACTTTGTTTATGTGAGTTTACAGAACTTAGCTGTGCTTCCAGCACCGTAAACCCAAAGTCCAGCATAGAGCGGCTGAGTGAATgtggtctggactctgtggaggAGAGTCATGGTGTCAGAGACGCTGTAGAAGGACAGAATTCCTGCACTGTGATCCAGGTACACTCCTACTTTAGAGGACTTAAGGCTTGACATAGAGGTAAAGATGTTATTGTGCAAAAATTGATAACAATCACAGAAATAATATAATGCCCAAGATTTGTCATTGCGTCCAAATCCACAGTCACTTCCACCCCCTGCTCTGTTGATATTCTTGTAGGTGACTGCAATATAAACCACTGTTCCATATTCTACCTCCCAGTAGCAGCGTCCTGTCAGACTCTCTCTACTCATAACTTGATTCCAATTAGTGAATCTGTTTGGGTGACTAGAATAGGACTGATGTTGTCCAGTAAATGACACCTTCCTGTTCCCCTCTGACAGtaccagctgtgtgtgtgctgtgtttgGATCCAGTGTGAGTTCACATGAATATTTTAAGAAGTCAGCTCTGCTCTTTGTCTCCGGTTGTGACAGTAAAACATCCACGTCAGTGAGCGTCAGTGAGATGTTTGTCCAGTTGTCTCTCAGAACATCCTGTagtttgtctctgagctctAACGCAGCTGATGTCACGTCCTTGAAACCCCTCCAAGGACGGATGTTGATGCTGGATGAGTGTGTAGACTCGCTGAGTGCTGACACTGAGGGGTAATTGCGCAGAAACTGGTTGGGATCCTCCGTGTTTGAGAGCCGCTTCAGCTCGGCGTCCTCCCTTTTCAGCTCAGTGATCTCCcgctccagcttctcctgaacCTCTTTGACTCGACTCACCTCAGTTTCCTGCTGGGACCTAATCTGCTGCTTCACATCAGAGAGTCTGTCCTGGATGAGACGGATCAGCTCAGTGAAGATCCTTTCACTCTCCTCCACTGTTTTATCAGCAGTCTGATTGATGGTCTCCACCTCTTCTTGAAGCAGCTTCACATCTTTCTCATTGTCCAGGATTTTCTGAAGGATTTTGTCTCGTCTCACCTTGAGCTCGCTCTGCCTCTCAGTCCTCTCGGCTGCAGCTGAAACCAGGTCGTGGCCTTTATGTTCATCCACAGAGCAGAGGTAACAGATACACTGCTGATCAGTACGACAGAACATCTTTGTCAACTCGTTGTGAAGGGAGCAGACATTCTCCTGGAGGTTCTCAGAGGGTTCCACCAGCACGTGTTTCCTAAATGTAGCTGAGTCATAATGAGGCTGAAGGTGTTTCTCACAGTAAGAGGCCAGACAAACTGAACAGGACTTGATGGCTTTCAATTTTCTTCCAGCGCAGACATCGCAGGCCACTTGTTCAGGTCCAGCGTAGCAGTGATCAGCAGGAGCAGCTCGGAGTCCTGTCTTCTTTAGCTGCTCCATTAAAACTGCTAACATTGTGCTTTTCTCCAGGACAGGCCTCGGTACGAAGGTTTTCCTGCATTGGGGGCAGCTGTGGATTCCTTTCTGGTCCTCTTCATCCCAGAAGCTTTTAATACAGTTCATGCAGTAGCTGTGTCCACAGGGGGTAGTGACTGGCTCCTTCAGTAGATCCAGACAGATCGAACAAATGAAGCTTTCCTGGTCCAGCTGAACTCCTTTCTGTGCCATTTTACCTCTGAAacagtgactgtgtgtgtgtttcacttcCTCGAAAATGAAACTGGATTCAGCTCTGATCTACAAATCACGTGTTAGTGCAGACAGAGGAGCCTATGAGTGCTCACATTTACCACCTGTTGGTTACACCCATCTTCAAACTGCAGATCTAAAGAGGAGGGAACCAGGAAGTATGTGAACAGACTGGAGCTTCTGCGTTCAAAAGTAGGAAGAAGAGGGAGGAATATCGGGCGCTCATTTCAGTAAGGGGAGTGGCCTGTAAGAAAACTCCTTATATGAAAATCTTGTTCACTCCAACTGGaaagctttaaatgttatttcagcttttgtaGTCCCTTTTATCAGTTTAGTTgaacattttatcatttaagtttgtttttgtgtttacaagaATTTAGCTAAAGCTGTAGAGATACAGTCATCGGAAAAAATAAGTCTTtcaattttaggatttttaccAGGTTAGAAAAATTTTTAAATCCAATCTCaattgtatatttatttaacagatatgaagataaaatgaaaaatctgctTGTGAAAACTTCCCATAAATCAACAGTCTGTATAACCACCATTAGCAGCAATAgcttaaaaagtaattttctgtGTGACTTTATCTGTCTCTCACAGAATTGTGGAGGAATTCTGGCCCGCTCTTCTTTACAAcaatagtttcattttattgaggtctgcagacatttgtttctgcacagctctcttaaggtcTCACCACAGCATTGtagtcaggttgaggttctggactgtGACTGGATCattgcagcaccttgattctttttgctttttcagccGTTCGGTTGTAGAtttactgctgtgtttgggaATATTGTCCCGTTGATTCATGACCCAGCTTggtccaaacttcagctgttggacagatggccttacatttgactctagaatacAGACGATTTCATGGTTGACTCAACAGCACCaaggttttcaggttttatgGCTGCAGCTCAAGCCcaaaaaacaatagttttgtGGCTCATTTATATGCAActttgcaaaccttttttttttttgttgtggaaaaaaagagactttcTCCTGCAACCGTTCTAAACAAGTCATAcatgttcagtctttttctaattaccctgtcatgaactttaacgtttaacctgctaactgaggcctgtggaATCTGAGATgtagcttgtgtttttttttgtcatttctctgagcactgcacggtctggccttggggtgaatttgctgggacgtCCATTCCTGGAAagactggcagctgtcttaaatgtccTGATATATGAAACCCTAGAGTTAAAAGAgggtgaacttttttttatcatgattgtaataaaatgaaaataagctCATTGTAATTGACTTACAGTATTTTTACTCTGGAGATTTGTCCATAAGTATGTGATTGGTGACAGATATACTTCCCATACTATTGTGTTTGCACAATTTTACATTTATGCCTATTTATGTGCTTACATATTTAGAAGAGAAGCAAAGATTGCTGAGTGCGCAGCAATATGAATTTCTCCTCTCAGGGCCTGTTTAAAGGATTATTCTGCAGTAATTGGTCATCCTCTCAGTCCCATTGTTTCTGCAGGGGACTGGAAAAATGCAGCACTACATCTGGAGCAAAGTGTTGTAGCTACTGGCTCCCAGTATGGAGAAGACAGCATTGAACTGGGACAGCAGCTTTTCAAACTAGCTCAGCTCCACTTTAATGGGTCAGTAAGTCCTAaagcaaaatgttgtttttttcagcatgtGGTGTAGAATGTGTAGCCTTATCCCAAGTTccagtgtttaattttgttgattGATATGATGAGTagaaatatcagattttttttctcctcttcttaaCCCAGTGGTGCCAGAGGTGCAGCCCTTTCTGTCATTCCTAAGGTCAGACAAATCCTCTCCCTTCACTGTGGACCAGACTGCCCTGAACTACAGGAACTGAAGGCCATGGAGGAATGTCTGCAAGGGTAGACCTACGTGACCATGCATAAAATCCAAATATAGTTttgtatttgaataaaatgatcaaatatgaAAATTTTCTCATTGTAATTTTTATGTGTCAAGAAACAGTTATGTTACTGTTTGTaagcacttgtgtgtgtgtggggtgtgtgtgtgtgtgtgtgtgtcatactGTATCCATCAGTAACTTTAATTTCATGCTTCAGTGCATGACTTATGGTCTCTCCCTCTAAGACAACTTATGCACCAGAGACTTCCAGGTTTCATGTACTGCGATTGAACaagaataaaatgtctttgtttttgttttttttataatcgcaaaatttttacacttttttttaatgttgtttagaagtttataaaatacttaTAAGCACGTGAGTGGATCTATAAAATAGCAAATATTCTCTGATTCTGTCCACACGTGTGCATCCTGCTGACCTTTAGATGGCAGCAGCTATCCGCTGACTAATTCAATTTCATGCTCGAATGGCTGGGAAGCAAGATGAAGCTCTGACTCTTGAACCCACATGTATGTCCCTCAACACCTTCAGCTGAAAAGTCTTAACAGGTCAGTTTTGTTCAAAAGCACCAATTGTGCATAATGAAGAGGTCAAATCAGTGGAAGGACTTTAGGAAAGGTTTGGTAGTTTTAAGTAAAGAAGGAAAACTTGTGatgagagaaaagacaaaaatgtgattGCAGCTTGAGATATCATTAGCAGTATTTGAAGGGCAGCCAAATCGACAGATGTGTCATTGAAAGATCAAGAAAGAAGACAACTTTTCTAATTATTCTGGCATATGGGGGAAATAAAGTAATTTCTGAATTTATGACTTATTCAAGATCAACTCTGAATTAACAAAATATCAAGAGGATTATTCAAAACAGACTTTATCACTGAGTCTTTATTGAAACTTAAAACCTCTCATGCCAAAGTTTctaactaaaatcatcttttcctgatgttttgctgttttggtggccatttttgaattggattgattcctaatgttaatcagctgtagacatgCATCcactctctttttttcattagaATTTCAATCAAACCTGCCTATTGATTCATGACATTTTACTAAAGGACAGTGTTGGCACCAGCAattaatgcaaaagttttaagcaaaacttGCAGCTCTCTGATTATGTATTAGAGATGATGTTCATCTATGACCACTTCAAAGTTTAGTTtggtatttgtaaaactgtctgagtcgtagccatttttgtgtttctgagcagTTTTGGCTTTGATTttgtagaaaatgttttttgtgtccGGTTAGTTAAAATATTAGAGTTAAAAAGAGGCTGAACTTACTTTGTTTTCATGGCTGCACTGAGAAGTAAATCTGTTGGATTTCAGATCACTATTATGAGATAGTGATTTGTTCttgtttagattgtttttacaGTTGAGGCTAAAAACATAG belongs to Kryptolebias marmoratus isolate JLee-2015 linkage group LG13, ASM164957v2, whole genome shotgun sequence and includes:
- the LOC108248487 gene encoding tripartite motif-containing protein 16-like; this translates as MAQKGVQLDQESFICSICLDLLKEPVTTPCGHSYCMNCIKSFWDEEDQKGIHSCPQCRKTFVPRPVLEKSTMLAVLMEQLKKTGLRAAPADHCYAGPEQVACDVCAGRKLKAIKSCSVCLASYCEKHLQPHYDSATFRKHVLVEPSENLQENVCSLHNELTKMFCRTDQQCICYLCSVDEHKGHDLVSAAAERTERQSELKVRRDKILQKILDNEKDVKLLQEEVETINQTADKTVEESERIFTELIRLIQDRLSDVKQQIRSQQETEVSRVKEVQEKLEREITELKREDAELKRLSNTEDPNQFLRNYPSVSALSESTHSSSINIRPWRGFKDVTSAALELRDKLQDVLRDNWTNISLTLTDVDVLLSQPETKSRADFLKYSCELTLDPNTAHTQLVLSEGNRKVSFTGQHQSYSSHPNRFTNWNQVMSRESLTGRCYWEVEYGTVVYIAVTYKNINRAGGGSDCGFGRNDKSWALYYFCDCYQFLHNNIFTSMSSLKSSKVGVYLDHSAGILSFYSVSDTMTLLHRVQTTFTQPLYAGLWVYGAGSTAKFCKLT